CGAACAAGCTGATATGGTGAAGGAGACGAAGGTGGTGGCAGAgagcgaagaggaggaggaggaggaagagttAGATGAAGGTCAGGCCACACCATTGCCCGAGGGTGTCGGTGACGTATGTTCGTCCTCGCACTCACTATACTCTGAACCACCGAGTCGAcacgatgaagaggaggaagcggCGGCTATCAGACGAGCGGAGATTGAACAGCAGGCCGCTGAACTGGTGGACGATGTACTGTACAAGTGTGAGTAcatgctgcagatgatggaTGCCAACGGGAGTACACTGTCACCGCTGGAGGCAGGAGAATTCTCACCGCGCAGCTCCCGAGGGCCGGCAAGCGTATTTGACGGTTGGGGCATGGGCTTAGATCTCGATGATAATGTGAGCTTCGCACCGGTTGACATGTCCGACGATCGTGATGAGGATTGGTGGAAGGATTCTCTGGAACCGTTCGGGCCAGGAGGAGAcgagatggaatggaatcgtgCAGGACACGACCCATTCCAAGATGATCATACATTCGATCTGCTTCGTCAACAGCTGACTCAACTGCTACCACAGGCCAATGTAAGCCACGATGCTTCGTGTTCAGTGGTCAGTTGAGGAAACGTACTTATCATATCTTCAACTCCCGTTTCAGGACTTTGGTGCAGGCAACTCGAAAACAAACACCGATGATCTGTAAGTATTGATATCCCACAGGTCACGTAACGGATCTTTTAATGACATGTTCCATCTACTCTAGAACAACGGTTAGTCCAAAGGCAAGCGATTCCGGTAACGATGCGAATGCTTCATCCAGCGAAGAgaacgaaatcatcatcaactacAATCGCTCCCTGTCACCGATtctggaagaaaatgaagacgaATGCAGCTTGCCAGCGTCAACCAGTGTAGCGCATTGCTCTAATTTGTTGGAAAGCACCATCTTAAGGTGAGCCATTCTTCTGCTTACATGTGTCACATTATCTAATTGAATTCTGTGCCGTTATATTTTCCCCAGTACGGAGGGTCCGGTGGTATGTGAAGCGACCGAGTCCGTACCTGCTCTTTTAGCCTGCCGTCGCAGCTCATTGACTGCGTCGAACGATACGCTGTTCAATCTGGAGGACGTGCTCGAGGATCGCTGCTACACACCGCTCGACGATGCCACATCCCCATTCTCCGTAGCTTCCCCGCGCTCGGTGCACGTTGATTCTGCCAATCTGCTGGTTAACGCGACTAACTGTGGGCTGGACAAACTGTACGCCTTCCAATCGCGGCTACTAGCAACATCGATGGCATCGGCCTCATCCACCTCACCGACATTAccattcagcagcaccacggatACGAACACGATCAGTagtgacgacgaggacaacgacgacggcgacaacgatcACCATCTATTCgaacatcttcatcatcatcatcacgtacTGCTATCGTCACTACGCTTGCAGGATCTCGATACGGGTGATATTATGGAATCGCCACCAGccccaccttcaccaccaccagcagccgcccgaacccgaacggttcactcactcactatcggtggtggcgaagcGAAACAGTAGCGTCGTGGCGTCGCGTGGCTTCTTCCTACTTCTTCTCATTGGGCCTAACCGTTCTTAGCTCTTCAGATGAGCACACCCCTTGAATGCCCGGTTTCTTTTCAACTGTTCTGTTTACTAATTTTGATATTTAGATCTGAGCTAGATTCACTAGAAAGAAGGGACCTGATTTGTTCTACGAATATCCCTTCCTTTCGCAACGAACACATCGTACACAGGCAGGTGTGTAGAAACGTTTGCTTTCTTCCCGACTAGCTGCCCCCGTCAGCTAAGATAAGTTAAGGTCGCGTGTAAACCAGTGTGATCGGTGTAGTGTACTTCGTTGTACCTTCTTGGAATCGGTGTGACGGTAGAGAGGTGAATGTGCACCGATGATCTATTGATTACTCGTTAGTGCTTAGAGCGATGGTTTGGCGGCGGATTACGGACCCGCATGCAAATCGCACACGCATCATGTTAGGATCAGCGCATCACATTATACACATATACATCACACGTACATCGAGAACGTGACAAGCGGTTTCGGAACTTAAACATCCATCAACTCACTGTGTAAAGCTGTTTTATTATCAATTTTCGATAGGAATGTGAGTGAGATCCGTTGTTAACTTTTGGTTTCaatgttttgtaaaaaagAGTGGTTGCAGAAACGTTACAGAAAAGTAGAAAAGGCACATTAGGAGTTGAGTTGAGGTTCATCTTTTTTGTtaaccttcccttccctctagTGTCAATTGGTCATAGGCATGCACTAGTGCCCTTTCAGTGTTTACCCAGAAGGCACAGATTTCGCTTACTAACCCCCACTTCGCCTTCGTTGTGTTTAATTTCAGGGGGTATCTGTTGTTTTTCTCGCGTTTCGttctttttattatcattttctaTTAGCCCCGTTCCCTTTCGTCTTCTCgtctgttgttgatgctggatAGGAGAGTAGCAAATGGAATCGGTCCAATCTATTAAAACATATTAAGAGTAATAGTACTAACGGATGAGGGACGGAGCGAAATCCTGTGGCCGGCcgagaccgctcgtcggtgaTAGCCCCTGATCAGGATAAGTAGAGAGAGTAATTTTGAATCGCGGATTTCAAAAACACTTCGCGTGTGCGATGTATAGAACAGAAGGTGCGCGTTTGCTTgtaagaaaatagaaaatgtgaCAAAATAGATTGCCTAAGATTTGTAAACTATTAAACTTATTGATGAATGAGTCCCCTTGAATGGCTGGTATGGAcggttcgatggtttttcGGTTCTTTTGAATTGAGAAATTTATTGCGAGCCTGTTAAGAAGGGGCTTTGGTattttcgggtccaaaaacggcttatttttgacgaattttagtgcagaaaccattcaacttaatttttcgAAGTTAATGCCttgttaaactacaacttttcaagaatatttggttcaattttggcgaagatttattcaaaactacgtttttgccaatattttttcgaccaaaagaccaaaagagagcgaggtaccaacgcgaggtaccaaacgggagcgaggtaccaacgcgaggtaccaaacgggagcgaggtaccaacgcgaggtaccaaacgggagcgaggtaccaacgcgaggtaccaaacgggagcgaggtaccaacgcgaggtaccaagATAAATTAGAAATCAAGAACACGTTTCCCCGGATCGACCGAAGTGCACAGTGGAGACTCGGCTATAGCAGGCAGCTGTCAAACGTCATTCTATCGTCTCGTTTGTTGTGATTCCGGTGCTTCGCAAACGACGCCGAATACGCGACCACAACAAAAACCGACGAACACCATGACGTCACCGATCAGCTGTGTTGGCAGCGTGGCGTCGTCACCAGAAAAGCggctgcgcgtgtgtgcgtgagcgtgGAGGTGAAGCCAAATATCGATTTTTCACGCAAAGTCCTTATTTTGTGTGGCAGGAAACAAGACCGCAGTTGGCCGTCGTTCGCACGAAAATACGGGGTTTTCGGTCAAATAAAGGCAAAATTTGTGATAATAAAGTGCAATAGTGTGTGCTGCGGTTGGGGAACATGATGGAGTTGTACGATTCGGCACGCTATGGATCGATTTTTAGCAACATTTACCTCTCGAGTGAATCCGGTGACGGTagcggcggtagcagcagcaacggcagcgatGGCGGCCCTAGCGCTGCAGCAAAAAAGGATTCGAAAGCAAAATTACTGCTGGAACCATCGTTGGAACGGTACGAGATAGCCGCTAATGCGTCCCGATTTGCGGTTTATCACGCCGTGCGGTCAATTGTGCTGGAACGGGAGACGACGACCCGCAGTACGGTTACGTCCATGAGAATAATCGATACCGCACTGGATGAGCCGAAATCGATTGGACAGCAGAGCAGCGGTGGGAAcggcgttggtggcggtggctcgATGGCCACGCGAGTGCCGCAGATTGTGCTGGCGGGTCTGGACAGTCTGTACGGGATTATAGCGGAAACGCGACAGAGTCAGCCTCGCATTGCCACGAAGGCGCTCCGTTCTTTGTACGACATCCTGCAGGGTGAGTTATCTTTGCTTTGGAAGGATGACAGCGCCTGTAAGGACTTCACAGGGCGTTCGAAGGAcgttttgcgttgcgttttgtttttaatgttttctttacTATGAATTTTAGTTTATTTAGACAACTTTTTTGGCCCAAATTAGGTAATCCGTAGTTcgcgtttttggttttattttgttatatatttttaattttttgttaaatttaggTATTTCTTgctgaaataataaaatataatttatatttttatatacGTCTGTGTTTTACCATTATTGTgtgtttttaaatatattttctaCATATTCtagtttttattattaatctTAATTCTTCAGTTATTTGTGTTCCTGCAATTAAAACTGCAGAGTGTGTTGTTTTCTTATTATCGTGTTATTTTCGTGTGTCTCATTCGTAGTCTGGTAGGTATATGATGACCTCATTGATATGAGCCCATGGGAATCACCTTGAGCGGAGTTGGAgtgatttctttttcaacaATCTCCCTCTAATAAGCTAGCACATTTTCCTTTgctcaaaaatgaaaaatccacGTAATATAGTCGTCTTGAACCGGCAAAcccaaacaaaaataaattcttTAAACCATCCAAGTATCCTTTGGTCAATGTATTGCTagtaatgaaacaaacaaacgtaaATTGAAGATGATAATAATTCCTATTTTTTAAAAGGTATTTCAATGAAAAATACTTTATTAGGTACTGCTTTAATATTCTGGCGTCTAACAGTGCAACTAAAATCAGCATGGTTCAATCTAAATAACggcatttcttttcttccaggACAAGTGCCAGAGGGAATGCGGAACGAGCCGGAGGCTGTGTTTGGTCCGCTGTTCGATCTACTGCTAGAGCTAGCGACCAGCAGTACACCGGCTTCAACGGCCACCAGCGGCTGGTCATCGCTGGCTTGCTCGACACTACTTTCCTTGGCCATCGCCAAGGGTGATACCGGGCGTATAGTGCGAGCCGTGGCCGCCATTCTAATGAGTTCGACTCATACTGGCAACGcaacgatcggtggtggcaccGGTAGCGGCGGTTCCGTACAGATGCCCCAAAGTGTGGCCAAACTGCAGCGAACGATCTACTCGATGGCCACCGGACGGGCCACGATAGCGGACTACTTCCGGTGCGGTGTACCACGGGGCTGCCTGATCGGTGAGTTCCGGCTACCGCTGGAATCGTCGAGCGTCTATTCGGTCGCCTCGGATGGAAAATTTctgtacttggtgacggcgAAGGGATTGCTCAAGATCGGTTCCGGTTTTAATGGAACTCAAGAGGGATTAATTTATGGTGCCGTCACTATCACCATGGCTAAACACGAGCTTCCGGGATGGATTGGTTATGCTGGCGTAAGTACACATGGAATCGTCGACGTTCGCAGGACCGTAGTTGATCGTGTATTCTACTTGCAGGGCAAACTGTACTACGGACGTATCAGTAAGACGAACGTGAACAATGGCTGGACGTTCCAGTTGTACGATCCAGCCACGTTGGCAGCACTAGGCACGGTTCAAACGGCACCCATTCCCACACTACAGCGCCGCTATGGTCAACTGTTTTCCGATGGCGATGCCATCTGCTGGCTCGGTGCCGTATCGGACGGTGGCTCGGACCTAGAGGATCAGGAGGAAGACATTCTGGTCGTGAAGCAGCTGTATCCACCCGTCTCCAACGTCACTTCGAGCGCAATACCGGGTCCAACGGAAATACGGCCCGAACTAAGGCTAAAGTTGGCCAAAAACCGTTATCACACCTACGGTTGGGCAGCTTTTGAGGAAGAACTCGGAGATAATGTGGCAGCAGGCGTTGGtggggctgctggtgctgccggtacTGCTGGTCCTTCCACAACCACCGTCGTGGCACCACCCGTTTTAGACGGCAATCCACAGCAAGGTGGAGCCATTCAGTCGATCTCTTGTGGCAAAGAGTTTGGTTTGGTGCTAGTAGATGATGGAACGGGTGGAGGAGTGACCGGCAATGGGGGCAAGGTGTTCTATTGGGGCCGCGGAACAGCACTTGGCTTGAAATTGTCAGCTAACATGGCTGGCGGAGCGAGCTGCGTCATGAGTGCACCGAAAGCTACGGTGACGATGAAGCTAACGGAACTGACGGCGCTTCCCAAGGGTATCAGCTACTTTCGACAGGTGGTCGTTGGTCATGAGGCTAACCATGGGCTACTGTTGACCAACGATGGCACCGTGTACTTCACCGGGACAGCCAAGCGTGGGGAAGACGGTGAACTGGCCAAGACTAACCGGCGTCAACCGAAAGCGATCAAACCGAAGCGTCTGAACAAGCTGGATGGTCATTCGGTTACGTTCGTTGCATGTAACAATGGTAAGTTtgcgattgtttgttgttgctcatcGATGTAATCGATGATTATGAATCATTTGCTTTTTCTATTCTACCAGGTACGTCGGCTTTCGTTACGAAGGAAGGCAAACTGATTATGTACGGCAAGGATACGAACTATTGTGAACCGAACGGTGTTGTGGGAGGTCTGACCGATGTGGTCATCCGGAAGGTAGCGCTCGGGAAGGCACACTGCGTTGCTGTGGATGCACTCGGGCAACTCTACACGTTTGGTCTCAACAATAAGGGCCAATGTGGACGCAAATTCCAGCGTGAACGTAATGGTAAGTTGCTGCCTGCTTCCGAGTAACGAAATGATGGTTCTACATTCCTTCatgattatttttcttttacttgaAGTGGATGAATCGGCAACGACCAACAATCCGTCAAACATCCCTTCAACCAATCCACCGAACGGTGCACCGGCAAGTCTAACCGGGACTCAGACTTGTAACGCTTGTCACGTGGGGCCACCGCCATCAAATGCCGGTAACGATCACCAAGCACCGCCTGGATCAAGTTCAAGCAAGTGTGGCTGTggatgtggttgctgttgtcactgcggtgccggtggagggacgaccacaacgaccgCACCCCTATCAACTGCCACCGATCCTGATACACCACGGATCGTGCCTGTTCCGCCGCAGCGTGTGGAGCTGCCACATCTTAGTTCCGATAGCCGGCGTTCACCGATCGTTACGCAGATCGCTTGCGGTCAGCATCACTCGTTGGTCCTCACGTCAACTGGGGAGGTATTTAGCTTTGGCTCGAACCAGTACGGACAGCTGGGTACGGGGGATTTGCAGGCACCGGCCGGTGGACGTCCCTATCTGATACGCTTCCCATCTGGTGCCGGAACAATCGTTTCGGTAGCGGCCGGAAGCAACCATTCGGTGGTGCTCACTAGCCGTGGGGCGGTCTATACGTTCGGTAACTTTCACAAGGGTCAGCTGGGCCGAGAAGcaccaggtggtggtgtaaccggtggcggtagtgatggtggcaaCTTCTTCTGGCACTGTGCACCGGTTGCTATAGATTCGTTTGGACCGGGAACAGGTCGACGGGCCTCGTGGATTGCGGCCAGCGGTGATCAGACGTACATCAAGGTGGAAGAATCGCTCATCAATGGGGCAGCGTTGGCAAAATACAGTGTCACCGCCGATCGAACGACCATTTGTAAGTACCATGCATTGTTATTTCGTTTTATTAATCACCTTATGCCATTTGCTCCGTTACCTTATCATTAccgtgttttctttctttgttttgaagattaatttcaattattttttgtgttttttaagTCTCCTTTCATATTTCAGAGCACTTTTATCGTTTCAGTAATTTTTCTCTGCTTAATTTACATATCATTTAAATAGATATAACGTTTTGGATACAAGGGCAAACTTTTAAAATCTATTCGCTCACaacttttttctttatttggttaaaaatatgaaataattTAAGTAGCATGATCAGCCATCCCTAAAGACCCAAACTACATAACAATAGGCATACTAGACATAAGATTAGAAAGGTTGGGCTATTTAACTAtatctctgtttctcttctaATCTCTTAGTACTGATTCCCTGCAATCAACCGCAGCTAACGGGATCgataacgatcgatcgacgcacCGGTCACTGTCGGGCACATCGGACGAATCAGTTCGATGCTCGAACCGAGCTGGGTGCCGGATCCATACAGCCAGTACTCAAGGATGCTTACCGCCGCAATGTCGCTGCCCGCTGGCACTTTTCCTTCACGCTCGATCCTCTATTTAACGTTCTCTGGGCCTACGATGCGATACGGAAGCGGATGCTGATTTTCAACCCGATCGCGGCCGAGATGTATCGTCGAAAGGCGAAGCGTAAGCAACGATCACAGCACCAGGAAACAGCGGGGGATGCACCGGAGGGGGTAGACAGACAGGACACCGGACGACCGAGTGGATCCACTGAACCACTCAGTGTGTTGAGTCCGGAGATTGCGTTGCCACAACGGTGGCATGGTTGTGAGGTACCTCGCTTCCAGCTTGCCCTCAATTTGCTCGCCTGTCTGGATGTGCTGACGGAGGCAACGGAACGGTTGGGCGCCACTGGCCAATGGCCACCGTTTGAGCAAGCATTGGATGGATCATCAACggttggaggtggtggttcgaCTTCTTCACCGCTCGATGGTAACGTGAACGTCAATGCAGCGGATTGGTTTTCCGGTGCTCGCGGTGGTAAGTGAAAGGAAAGCTTGGAATCTCGATCCCTTCGTTATATTCTCACTAATCGTCGTACTATTTCGTAGCATTCAGTGCCAGTGGTCGCCAAGTGAAATTATGTGAGCTGCCCGGTGGAGATGATGATCCGCTAGAGGAAGAGCTTCCAAGCGATCAACATCGCTCGGCCCTCCTGACACCAACGTTCGGTGCCGGAGCCGGTATTGACGAGGAATCCCCTGGGAATCGTTGGAACATCGGTCCATCCCAGGATGAAAATGCTGCTGGGGCTGGCTCGGGAGTGCTAAATGGTGGTGCAGGCGATGCTcgatttccattccgttctgGACGAACCAAACCTCCAACGGCCAGCAGTAATACGACAGCGGGTGTTCAGTATCGTCGCAAGAAACCAGCCACACCAACGATAATGGCGCCCGGATCGAACGTCTCGAGTGGTATGCAGAGCAGTGCCAGTATGGACGAGAGCATCATTCCGCTCTGTCCAATATCGCGACGCTTTGCCACCGGTATCAACCGGGAAACGCTCGAATCGCTAACGGAACTGTTAAGCTGGGCCTGGAACGCATTCCGTAATCTGTCcggagagcagaagaagggcaCAAAGTCGGGTGCGGCGTACAATCCGCTCACTCCCAACGGAGCAGGACTTTTCGGAGAGGCTAAGGTACTGGACGTCGTACAGGAGCGGATCTAACGAATACCGGAACTAACATTGTCCTTTCCTCATTTTCCTTTCAGCTGATCGTTCGTCTTTCGTTCATCTGTCGTGCGTGTTTGCGCTTGCTGCGACGCTACCTCAACGCCATCTACCATCCAACGGGATCACGCACCACGACGGCAGACAACGAGGATGGTGATCTTCAGTCGGAGGACGGAGTACTACGATCGGAGTATCTGCATGCCGCACCACCATTCGGATCGGGCCATCACGCCGGCAGCACGACTAGCTACTCACCGATGTCCTCCTCGGGGCCGGGGATGCCAACGGGTGCTACCGGTAGCCATCAAACGTTAGCGGCCGCCGTCATCGAAATCCGTACACTACTGATCGACATTCTGGCCGATCGGGTTACGCTGCCGGTGATGGAGCGCACGATGCGAAGGCGCGTTTCCCGCGCCAAACGCGAAGTGTTGGCCGAGTGTCACCGTACATTCGTCCGGTGTTTCGACATCTTCTATCCTACGCCGGCACTGAAGTGGGATGTACTGTgccgtcggttgctgctgctacgggaAGCCGATAGCAATACGCATGATATCATCGGTGGGAAGCCTGCGGTCGATCGGTATCGTTATAGCTACGGACCAGTTGGAGGAGGTAGCAGTAGCACACcgacttctgctgctgctgctacgggaGGTAGTGTAGTAGCTGGTGGACGCCTTCTACTCAGTGCCATTCTGGCTGGTCTTTGCCAACCATCGGTAAATCTGAGGGTCACTTTCTCGATCCTTTCGGCGGGACCAGCACCGTCAGTTTCATCACGACCTACTTCTGGGACCTCCGGCGCACTGCTCATTTCACGAAATCGTGATCTGTTGGCCAGTTTGATCGAGCAGATGACGGCTACGGTGGCGACAGGTACGTCGGTACACTCGGATGGCCACAGCGGAGGAGGTGGTAGTGCTACACCGCATCATCATGCACACGCTCCTCAACATCCGCAACACCATCTGCCCGATTGGCACTTCCGTGATGTGCTCGAGCTGTTACTGGAACTTGTGTCGGATCCGGTGAGACGTAAGCTGGACCGCATTGGACGGCATCGGCGGCGtggaagtagtagcagtggtagtagtgccGGCAGCAACACTAGCAGCGGTGGTAGTAGCTGCCGTAGTAGTGAAGATGTCGACTACGATTATGAGCTCGAGGAGAATGAATCGGGTGATGGATTGGCGGCCACGGTTGGTGGTCATGGTCACCGTCAGCAGTATGGTGCCGGGGAAGCCGATTACCCGGATCGTGAGACGGATCTGGGGCGCACTTCAGTTGCCAGTCATCGAATGGATGCGTccactggtggtgttggtggcagcatggacgccgctgctggtgctggtggtagcgattgtgaggatgatgatagcGAGCAGGATGAcgagcaggatgatgatgagcagagTCAGGAACGGTTGTTGATACGGAACGGATGTCGCTTGCTGGCGAAACTGCTGTCGGAGATTATCCACCATGGTTGTGATCCGCTCGAGCAACGATCGGCTTGTGAACGTGGTGTTAGCGGAGgtaccggcggcggtggtggtagtaatgGAGATCAGGATCCGGACTCGGGAACTGGAGGAACGACGGCGAGTGATCTGATGATACCACCGCTGCTGGGCAGCAATCGCCTTTTCAGCACTGGGAGTCGCTTCGGAAAGATCGATCTCGGGAAGACATGGAATACTGGGAACTTTGGACCGGATGCCATTGCGTTCACCGTCGATCGGGCTGGCATTTCGATTGCTGGAGCATGTGTAAGGCTTGATGCTGGGAAGTGACTGGGGCAAGAACGTACTCGGTATTAAGCATTTCTCTCTATTGTAGGTTTACTCGGGATCGGGAAGTTACGAGTATCAGCTGGAACTGCTGTATGATAGCCATCACTCgacccactcacacacacactactcaCACTCGCACCGCTGGGAGGTGCTGGAGTCGATCGTCGGATCGTACGATCAAACGGCTGTTCGTCAGCATATGGCCGAGTTGCGGTTCAATCGTGCCGTTCTACTGAAGGACAACCATCGGTACGCCCTGCGGCTCTGCAGTCAGGGTGCCCGGACACTGTCCGGTGATTGTGGCCAATCATCGCTGCGCGGTCCATGCGGTACGGTTACGTTCCGATTCTATCCTTGCGATCTCAGCTTCAACGGTACAACGCCAGCTCGTGGCCAGATACCGGCCATCCTGTACTACAGCACACCGAGCGGAGCTGCTGGGTTTCAGGGACTAAGTACCGCTCCATTGGCCAACGCTGGAGTAGGTCTCCGAGAGCTGGGCAACGGTAGGACACAAGCCCGTGATCTGGCACTGGAAGTGGCCCGTGCCATTGTCGGTCGCTGCCGAGAGCTGTTGACCGTGGCCCATGAGTTGGCACTCTGGACATCGCCATCGGGAGCCGGGTTGCGGGCACCTTCCTCATCGGAAAGCTCTTCCACGCCTTCCTCGACGTCCGCTTCTTCGGCTGGTGTGATCGGGGGCATCGTTGGCGGTATCGGTaacgttggtgctggtgctggtggtgttggggtAGCGATCGATTCCGAGCATAACATTACCCCGATCGAGGAACATCTCGACGTTGGCTCGACCGGTTTAGTGAGTGTGATCGCATCGAATGTTGCGgccacaacgacaacgatcgAGCGGACGCGGCGTACAATCGGGAAGGTACTACCGAAGGGATTGCTAGAAACGTTACGCGTTGGAACCGGTGGTAGCGGTCAGATgtccggtgttgctgctgctgctggtggtggtagcgcgTCAACTGCTACGGCTGCTTCTGGTGTTCCGTACGATCCGTACGAGATTGATTCTGCTTCCGAAGCAACGGTTGGTGCGATCATTGGTCCGGCTAATGCTTCATCGGCCGCCAGCGGCATTGGCATGTCGGCGAATGGGAACGAAATGGAACTAGGCCCAGGCAGTGGCGCTAGTCAGCTAATGCCCGTCACGATACGTAGGCGTACTGTTTGGGATCTGTTCCGTTCCCGAGCGACCCGTTGCCCTTCGGTGGTAAACTGTCTGTTCCGCTATCTACTGCCGCTGACGCTCGCTCAGCTGGAACGCTGCATTCGGATGGATCTGAAGGTATCGGTGGAGGTGCTGGCGATGGTACAGGACATTCTACCACCGATTACGGCACTCAATGAGCTGCGCCGTCAGCGCACATCCTCCGGTGGGCTCAGCAAAACGATGTCCAGCATTGGCACTACGATAACGACGAGCTCAGCGACGAGCATCAACACCACGAGCCAGCACTACTGCATTCTAGAGAGCGATCACCCGTACAAGACGGCCAGTATCACGGCTTACCGGGTACGTTTTCCCGTGACGGTCCGTTGGATGTGTCTTACCTTCGATGCACAGTGCGGTACGGTACAGGAGGAGGATCGAGTGAAGGTGAAAATCCCTTCGAATCGATCTGGCGTCGATCGTGACACCGGCGATGAGTGGTGTACGGTGCGGATGTACAACACACCGTCACGCTGGTCTTAT
This sequence is a window from Anopheles darlingi chromosome 3, idAnoDarlMG_H_01, whole genome shotgun sequence. Protein-coding genes within it:
- the LOC125954912 gene encoding uncharacterized protein LOC125954912 encodes the protein MRSILSSIYLSTGILHVCSAIPIPYRYSGQDNVVIIGLLTCIGIGSFMLGVCIFCKKKSGKFKKFKDGDIIQEVISTEYPILKALNALDSSVPCAVVPSSPNNLSTDNLLDKIETYQLAVDHRHDSYCTRRSDPLTSTYDEFDPNDDPDDERSEQRSTAVTATVEQTVSAEEPTLLFSDSAFDDAITASDKCNLGQEGAAPVSVPPLPLSSGEDEDEDEECPVTTGVRSDAEDEDERRPLVSDESIDEAVATTTITTTITGTGTTMAHSAEDAISIEEALRALDIAIEGEEEEEEDEEDDHDNDDDGDKNDEQADMVKETKVVAESEEEEEEEELDEGQATPLPEGVGDVCSSSHSLYSEPPSRHDEEEEAAAIRRAEIEQQAAELVDDVLYKCEYMLQMMDANGSTLSPLEAGEFSPRSSRGPASVFDGWGMGLDLDDNVSFAPVDMSDDRDEDWWKDSLEPFGPGGDEMEWNRAGHDPFQDDHTFDLLRQQLTQLLPQANDFGAGNSKTNTDDLTTVSPKASDSGNDANASSSEENEIIINYNRSLSPILEENEDECSLPASTSVAHCSNLLESTILSTEGPVVCEATESVPALLACRRSSLTASNDTLFNLEDVLEDRCYTPLDDATSPFSVASPRSVHVDSANLLVNATNCGLDKLYAFQSRLLATSMASASSTSPTLPFSSTTDTNTISSDDEDNDDGDNDHHLFEHLHHHHHVLLSSLRLQDLDTGDIMESPPAPPSPPPAAARTRTVHSLTIGGGEAKQ